The genomic region ACCTACCGCCGTACCGATTGACGGTGGTGCTTCGCTGCTACTGGCAGCCGGCGTAGGCTTCGGCCTCAAAAAGCTGCGTGAACACCGTAAGCGCTAAGCGCTGCTAATACGGCACACGAAAAAGCCCGTTTCCAGAGCTGGAAACGGGCTTTTTCGTGTGCCGTATTTCTACTGGCGCGCAATTCGCCCAATGACTCATCCCAACGGCTCCAGGGAAAAAATTCGGTTATCTTATATCATTATAAAATATAACTACTGTGCCTGACACGTAGCTATTCTTCGGAAACGTGCCCTAGTACTATTAAATATATCGGAAAGACTTTGTCTTTTTATCACACATATTCAATTGGTTACCGGATTATTTTACAATAATCACAAATTTATTTCATTCTATCCAAAATCCATTATCTACTATGTCATCGTATGTACCTTTGCTGTTAGTATCAAACTATCAGCTGCACCACTTTTTATGGTGTAGCTGTCGCCCTTCTTACGCTTACTCCTGCGCAGCACACCTGGCCCAGGTTCCATTGAGTTTTGAGTTTACCTCTCACCACGAATTTCAATTCGTATGGAACGTCACGTGCTTACTTCATCCTTACCTACTACTGCCGTAGCCCTTCTGCTGATTGCCAGCGGTACATTGTCTGCCAGCACGTTTTCGTCGTCTGCAGCCTCCTCCCTCTTTCAAACTACTGATATCGATGACTATCAGTACGGTGCCGCAGGCAAATTCCGGTCGAAGCACCGCGTTGCTCGCCGCCGCCTCGCCCTCGCTTAACCAAAAAAGCGCCCAGACTACTGCCTGAGCGCTTTTTATCGTGTTGGTTCTCTTGGCACCTACGCACCTTCCATCCGCACAATGCGCGGCGTGAAAGAGCCCAGCACATCCACCAGCTCGGTCTGGCTTTGCATCACGGCCCGGATGTCTTTGTAGGCCTGCGGGGCTTCATCGAGGCCGCCGCCAATCAGTTCGATGCCGTGCTGCTGCAGATAGCGCCGCACCTCCGCTTCGCCCAGCTCCTGCTTGGCCCGGGTCCGGGACATTGCCCGCCCCGCCCCATGCGACGCCGACGACAGCGAGGCCGCTTCGCCCCGCCCCCGCACAATAAAGCCGGGAGCCGTCATGGAGCCGGGAATGATGCCAAGCACCCCGGCCCCGGCCGGCGTGGCACCCTTGCGGTGCACAATGGCATCACGGCCATCAGCCAGCCGTTCTTTCCAGGCGAAGTTGTGGTGGTTTTCCACCTTCGCCAGAGGCCGCTCACCCAGGGCTTTGGCCAAGCGCTGATGAATCTGGTGGTGGCAGGCCGAGGCGTAGTCACCGGCCAGATTCATGGCGGCCCAGTATTCCTGTCCGGCCTCACTTTCCAGCGACAGCCAAGCCAGATTCTGGGCTTCGGCGGGCAGCTGGCAGACGTCTTTGGCGAGCTTGGTGTAGTGGTTGGCCACGCTGGCGCCCAGCCCCCGCGAGCCGCTGTGCGACAGCAGCCCCAGGTACTGGCCCACCGGCACGCCCAGCTCATTGGTAGGGTCGAGGATATCCACCACGCCCCACTCCACGAAGTGATTGCCGCCGCCGGACGTGCCGATATGCTCGGCGGCCGGGCCCTGCTTGTTGCGCAGGAAGCCTATGTCGCGGAACTCGGGACGCTCCAGCACGGCGTGGTCGAGCTTCTGGCCGCGCACGAAGCCCTGCTTGTTGCCGAACCGCGTGTGCTCCAGCAGCAGCTTGCGCAGCTCCTGCACCCGCTGCTCCAGAAACTTGGGCGGCAGCGCAAACACCGACAGCGCCATCCGGCACCCAATGTCCACGCCCACGGCGTAGGGAATCACGGCGTTGTCGGTGGCCAGCACCCCGCCGATGGGCAGGCCGTAGCCGTGGTGGGCATCGGGCATGAGGGCGCCGGCCATGGTTACGGGCAGTTTCATGGCCGTTTCCATCTGGTGGATGGCACCCTGCTCGATGTGCTCGGCCCCGAAGACGGCGTAGCTTTTCCGCTCGGTGAGGGCAATATGGCGGCTGGGCGCGGGCAGCAGCGCGGCAGCCGTATGGCTCCAGTCGAGGTCGATGAGGAAGTCAGTGGGGTTTGCCAGCAGGGCCGTGAGCAGGGCCAACTGGTCGGTTTGAGAGAGTTTTTTGAGGTGCTTGCGCTGCAGCTGGGCCAGCGCCAGGCCAATAGCCCGGCCCTCGGGAAACCCGAGCTGGCGCAAGTCGTTGCCACGTAATTGTGAGGCCATGATGGAGGAATTCGTGAGTGGGAAGTAGTTAGTATTGAGTAGTTGGTATCAAGTATCGGTCAGTTCTTATCAATTGATTGACAATAAGTAATTAGTTGTGAATGATAGGTAATGCGGATAACTGAGTAGGATTTGTGTTGTATTTGCCGGATGAAAAAAACTGGGCAACAAGCCGAACCGCCGCTTGGTAGTGACAGGACGAAGTATGGCGGCCCTACGGCACCAGCTTTTTTCCACTAATCGGGCAACAGGGTGCAGGGCCCACATGCGTGCTCTAACCAACTGAGCTACTGCCTCGCGGCAGGTGGGACTTGAACCCACGACCCCACCGACCCAATCGAAGTAAGGCCCTGCTACGGCACCAATCAGCCGGCAATTTGTACGGGGCAACAAGCGCCCGGCCTCCAAAAACCTGCTCTACCAGCTGAGCTACAGCTGCCACCGAAGCAGCAGCCAGCGGGACTCGAACCCGCGACCTGGGCGTTAAAAGCGCGAAGTATGGCCCGGCTACGGCACCCGTACAGATTTACGCTAAAGTAAGTAGGCTATACAAATAGAATAAGGCCGGGGCGACAGGTGAGAAACGGCGGCTGATGCCACATCTGCTCTACCACCTGAGCTACTGCCCGCCCTGATGCGGCCGGCAGACACGACTCGAACGTGCGACCCGAAGAAACGCTTCTCCACGGCACCCGGCTTATCATAACGTC from Hymenobacter canadensis harbors:
- a CDS encoding RtcB family protein; the encoded protein is MASQLRGNDLRQLGFPEGRAIGLALAQLQRKHLKKLSQTDQLALLTALLANPTDFLIDLDWSHTAAALLPAPSRHIALTERKSYAVFGAEHIEQGAIHQMETAMKLPVTMAGALMPDAHHGYGLPIGGVLATDNAVIPYAVGVDIGCRMALSVFALPPKFLEQRVQELRKLLLEHTRFGNKQGFVRGQKLDHAVLERPEFRDIGFLRNKQGPAAEHIGTSGGGNHFVEWGVVDILDPTNELGVPVGQYLGLLSHSGSRGLGASVANHYTKLAKDVCQLPAEAQNLAWLSLESEAGQEYWAAMNLAGDYASACHHQIHQRLAKALGERPLAKVENHHNFAWKERLADGRDAIVHRKGATPAGAGVLGIIPGSMTAPGFIVRGRGEAASLSSASHGAGRAMSRTRAKQELGEAEVRRYLQQHGIELIGGGLDEAPQAYKDIRAVMQSQTELVDVLGSFTPRIVRMEGA